A single genomic interval of Daucus carota subsp. sativus chromosome 1, DH1 v3.0, whole genome shotgun sequence harbors:
- the LOC108205009 gene encoding ABC transporter G family member 1: MDSPDKVSRWTPLVSPPRSILMKFVTKERTNKSGPSTPTPEEDENVDIHNSYIAPDIEADDVPFNNAASSTNTPPRSPRLHASSSKRSRSRKSEDIRSKSGKSEDIRSRSGKVEEHKGADINQVGIYITWSEVWVTVPTKRGGRRPILDGLTGYVQPGECLAIMGPSGCGKSLLLDTLAGRLRTNTAQTGDILINGRRQTLAFGTSAYVTQDETLMSTLTVMEAVYYSAQLQLPDSMSRAEKRERAEMTIRDMGLQDAMNTRIGGWSVKGLSGGQKRRVSICIEILTNPKLLFLDEPTSGLDSAASYHVMNRIIKLAQLDKRTVIASIHQPSGEVFELFDNLCLLSSGRQIYFGPTARASEFFASSGFPCPAMRNPSDHFLRTINKDFDVDIKHGHGGSVVTAKKAIDILVKTYLSSETRRQAVSKVYEICQKHQETIVERDRQAGFITQCQVLTRRSFINMFRDLGYYWLRFVIYLALCVSIGSVFHDIGHTYGSIQDRGSVLTFIAGFLTFMAVGGFPSFVEDMKIFGRERLNGHYGVAAFVVGSTISSAPYLCFISVIPGAIAYFLVGLQRDFEHFVYFCLLLFACMLLVESLMMMVASIVPDFLMGIITGSGIQGVMMLNGGYFRLPRDIPKPFWKYPVYYISFHKYGFQGFYKNEFLGLTFPNVKVGGPPTISGEEILRDIWQVEMEYSKWVNLVILLGMVVLYRLVFFAIIKASEKLKPKIAAYLSSSRTKADDFSTAPSVELGCNVRRVRAFSLFDCRCYTVDLAFAD; encoded by the exons ATGGATTCTCCAGATAAGGTATCTAGATGGACTCCTCTAGTGAGTCCACCAAGATCAATTCTCATGAAATTCGTGACGAAGGAGAGAACTAATAAATCCGGACCTTCAACACCTACACCAGAAGAAGATGAAAATGTTGACATTCACAATAGTTACATTGCCCCTGATATTGAAGCTGATGATGTGCCATTCAATAATGCAGCCTCCTCAACGAACACTCCTCCACGATCACCACGACTCCATGCCTCCAGTAGCAAGAGATCAAGATCCAGAAAAAGTGAGGACATCAGATCAAAATCTGGTAAAAGTGAAGATATAAGATCAAGGTCAGGCAAAGTGGAGGAACACAAAGGAGCTGACATTAATCAAGTTGGAATTTATATAACTTGGAGCGAGGTATGGGTGACTGTGCCTACAAAAAGAGGAGGTCGCCGCCCAATTCTGGATGGGCTCACTGGCTATGTGCAGCCCGGTGAGTGTTTAGCCATTATGGGTCCTTCTGGTTGTGGCAAGTCTCTTCTTCTTGATACATTAGCAG gAAGGCTACGGACAAACACAGCACAAACAGGAGATATTCTGATCAATGGACGCAGACAGACACTGGCTTTTGGCACTTCT GCATATGTGACACAAGATGAAACACTTATGAGTACACTAACAGTCATGGAAGCCGTCTATTATTCAGCTCAGCTCCAACTCCCTGATTCCATGTCAAGAGCTGAGAAGAGAGAAAGGGCAGAGATGACAATAAGAGATATGGGATTACAGGATGCTATGAACACAAGAATTGGAGGGTGGAGTGTTAAAGGCCTCAGCGGTGGCCAAAAGAGAAGAGTCAGTATCTGCATTGAAATTCTGACAAACCCTAAACTTTTGTTTCTAGATGAGCCAACAAGTGGATTGGACAGTGCAGCTTCATATCATGTCATGAATCGTATAATTAAACTTGCTCAACTGGATAAAAGAACTGTAATCGCTTCTATTCATCAACCAAGTGGTGAAGTCTTTGAGTTGTTTGATAATCTCTGCCTACTATCATCCGGCAGACAAATTTATTTCGGTCCTACTGCACGAGCTTCTGAG TTTTTTGCATCTAGTGGCTTCCCATGTCCAGCTATGAGGAATCCTTCAGATCACTTTTTAAGAACTATCAATAAAGATTTCGATGTT GATATTAAGCACGGACATGGTGGAAGCGTAGTAACTGCTAAAAAAGCCATTGACATTCTTGTCAAAACATATCTCTCATCTGAAACACGCCGCCAAGCAGTCAGTAAAGTTTATGAGATATGCCAAAAG CATCAAGAAACAATAGTGGAAAGGGATCGTCAAGCAGGCTTCATTACTCAATGTCAAGTTCTAACAAGAAGATCTTTCATCAACATGTTCCGCGATCTTGGTTATTACTGGCTACGATTTGTTATTTACCTTGCATTGTGCGTGTCCATAGGTAGCGTATTTCATGACATTGGCCACACCTATGGCTCAATTCAG GATAGAGGTTCGGTGCTCACGTTTATTGCAGGTTTCTTGACTTTTATGGCCGTCGGCGGATTCCCTTCATTTGTAGAGGATATGAAG ATATTTGGTCGTGAAAGATTGAATGGACACTATGGAGTCGCTGCATTTGTTGTGGGGAGCACAATCTCTTCTGCACCTTATTTGTGTTTTATAAGTGTCATTCCTGGAGCAATTGCTTATTTCCTTGTTGGACTGCAAAGAGATTTCGAACACTTTGTCTACTTTTGCTTACTACTTTTTGCGTGCATGCTCTTGGTTGAGAGCTTAATGATGATGGTCGCGAGTATTGTGCCAGATTTTCTCATGGGCATCATTACTGGTTCCGGGATTCAAGGAGTAATGATGCTAAATGGGGGATATTTCAGATTACCTAGAGATATCCCAAAGCCATTTTGGAAATATCCAGTGTATTACATTTCATTTCACAAATATGGATTTCAAGGGTTTTACAAGAACGAGTTTTTGGGACTCACTTTTCCTAATGTAAAAGTCGGTGGCCCTCCTACAATTTCTGGTGAAGAGATTTTGAGAGATATTTGGCAAGTTGAAATGGAATACTCCAAGTGGGTAAATTTAGTCATTTTGTTGGGGATGGTGGTATTATACAGACTTGTATTCTTTGCGATTATAAAGGCTTCAGAGAAGTTAAAGCCGAAGATTGCAGCTTATCTTAGTTCTTCCCGTACCAAAGCAGATGATTTTTCTACAGCTCCTTCTGTTGAGCTAGGATGTAACGTACGCAGGGTTCGGGCCTTTTCCTTATTTGATTGTCGATGTTATACAGTTGATCTGGCATTTGCAGACTAG
- the LOC108223205 gene encoding uncharacterized protein LOC108223205, protein MSDGWSDKRGRHLINFLVNSPEGTFFLKSVDVSSEIQDAVMLANLFEKQIDEIGRDIVVQVVTDNGANFKAAGGLLCRRIPTLYWTPCAAHCLDLMLEDIAKLKEFDSTITHGRNITTFVYRHGRLLSAMREKTLGRDLVRTAATRFATAFLTLQSLHKNREALRALFGGVEWFNSKLAKTVVGGKVHDAALSTRFWNNVEDCIRASQSLLVVLRIVDGDEKPAMAEICASMDYAKTRIKDALDKKPRLQKKVLGIIERRWETQMEVELYGAALFLNPGRYFEIKENDHAYASKLRMKFNDVLERMVLDISLVEKISDQADQYDNSRNSFGKQLSIRQRKSKSPLDWWAAFGGNTIELTMFAKRVVGLCCSSSGCERNWSTFEFIHTKKRNRLEHQRLNDLVYIQYNRKIATRFQKRREDGRNFDPLLLDDFQWDNEWVNGEVVDPGDEELWMGVDRALDATEGMEGRRNPRRGGTELSTYNRRGRASTSLVDEDNDIEEDHIPIILNDDENVDDDYGQRPRTSTREDATDSNTNEVFDLDDYV, encoded by the exons ATGTCTGATGGATGGTCAGATAAGAGGGGGAGACACTTGATTAATTTCCTTGTAAACAGTCCAGAGGGGACCTTTTTCCTCAAATCAGTTGATGTTTCAAGTGAAATTCAGGATGCTGTTATGTTGGCAAATCTGTTTGAAAAACAGATTGATGAGATTGGAAGAGACATTGTTGTTCAG GTTGTGACAGACAATGGTGCTAATTTTAAAGCCGCGGGAGGATTATTATGTCGCCGTATTCCTACACTTTATTGGACTCCTTGTGCCGCACACTGCTTAGACCTAATGTTAGAGGATATTGCCAAGTTGAAGGAGTTTGATTCAACCATCACACATGGCAGAAATATAACCACCTTTGTGTATAGGCATGGTCGACTCTTAAGTGCAATGAGGGAGAAGACATTAGGGAGAGACCTTGTGAGAACAGCAGCTACAAGATTTGCTACGGCTTTCCTCACACTACAAAGTTTACACAAAAATAGGGAGGCCTTGAGAGCATTGTTTGGTGGTGTAGAGTGGTTCAATTCTAAGTTGGCTAAAACTGTTGTCGGAGGAAAAGTGCATGATGCTGCTCTTTCAACaag GTTTTGGAATAATGTTGAGGATTGTATTAGAGCATCACAATCACTCTTAGTTGTATTGAGGATTGTTGACGGGGATGAAAAACCGGCTATGGCGGAGATTTGTGCTTCAATGGATTATGCCAAGACTAGGATCAAAGATGCACTTGATAAAAAACCAAGACTTCAAAAAAAAGTCTTAGGAATTATTGAGAGGCGATGGGAGACTCAAATGGAAGTGGAATTATATGGAGCTGCTTTGTTTCTTAATCCCGGAagatattttgaaatcaaagaaaATGATCATGCATATGCTTCAAAATTGAGGATGAAGTTCAATGATGTTCTTGAAAGGATGGTGCTTGACATAAGTTTGGTGGAAAAGATAAGTGACCAAGCCGATCAATATGATAATTCAAGAAATTCATTTGGAAAGCAATTATCAATTCGGCAAAGGAAATCTAAGAGTCCAC ttGATTGGTGGGCTGCTTTTGGTGGCAATACTATTGAGCTAACAATGTTTGCTAAAAGAGTTGTTGGCCTATGTTGTTCCTCATCCGGTTGCGAACGTAATTGGAGCACCTTCGAGTTT ATTCACACCAAGAAAAGGAATAGATTGGAGCATCAACGTTTGAATGATTTGGTGTATATACAATACAACCGAAAAATTGCAACAAGATTCCAAAAGAGGCGTGAAGATGGTAGGAATTTTGATCCTTTGCTTCTAGATGATTTTCAATGGGATAATGAGTGGGTAAATGGAGAAGTTGTTGATCCCGGGGATGAGGAGTTATGGATGGGTGTTGATAGAGCATTGGATGCAACGGAAGGTATGGAAGGACGTCGTAATCCTCGAAGAGGTGGCACTGAGTTAAGTACTTATAATAGACGTGGGCGTGCTTCTACTTCACTTGTAGATGAGGATAATGACATAGAGGAAGATCACATTCCTATCATTTTAAATGATGATGAGAACGTCGATGATGATTATGGACAAAGGCCAAGAACTTCTACTCGCGAAGATGCTACTGATTCGAATACAAATGAAGTCTTTGACCTTGATgattatgtttaa
- the LOC108199407 gene encoding ribonucleoside-diphosphate reductase small chain, whose translation MPSSEEEPLLAPNPDRFCMFPIQYPQIWEMYKKAEASFWTAEEVDLSQDTAHFQTLTPNEKHFVTHVLAFFAASDGIVLENLAGRFMKEVQVAEARAFYGFQIAIENIHSEMYSLLLETYVKDSCEKSRLFRAIETIPCVERKANWALRWIDGGECFAERIVAFACVEGIFFSGSFCAVFWLKKRGLMPGLTYSNELISRDEGLHCDFACLLYDLLRVKPSEERVKGIVADAVEIEREFVCDALPCALVGMNGDLMSQYIRFVADRLLVALGYGKMYDVQNPFDWMELISLQGKTNFFEKRVGEYQKASVMNSVNGNADSHVFKLDEDF comes from the coding sequence ATGCCATCATCTGAAGAAGAGCCCCTGCTCGCTCCCAACCCGGACCGGTTCTGCATGTTCCCTATCCAATACCCCCAAATCTGGGAAATGTACAAGAAAGCCGAGGCTTCCTTCTGGACCGCCGAAGAAGTCGATTTATCGCAAGACACTGCTCATTTCCAAACCCTAACTCCCAACGAGAAACACTTCGTCACTCACGTGCTCGCTTTCTTCGCCGCTTCTGACGGCATCGTGCTCGAGAATCTCGCCGGCAGGTTCATGAAGGAGGTCCAGGTGGCGGAGGCTAGGGCGTTCTACGGCTTCCAGATCGCGATCGAGAATATACATTCGGAGATGTATAGTTTGCTTCTTGAGACGTATGTGAAGGATTCGTGTGAGAAGAGTAGGTTGTTTAGGGCGATTGAGACGATTCCGTGTGTCGAGAGGAAGGCGAATTGGGCGCTGAGGTGGATTGATGGAGGGGAGTGTTTCGCGGAGAGGATTGTGGCGTTTGCTTGTGTGGAAGGGATTTTTTTCTCGGGGAGTTTTTGCGCGGTGTTTTGGTTGAAGAAGAGAGGGCTGATGCCTGGATTGACCTACTCGAATGAGCTGATTTCGCGAGATGAGGGATTGCATTGTGACTTTGCGTGTTTGTTGTATGATTTATTGAGGGTGAAGCCGAGTGAGGAGAGGGTTAAGGGGATTGTGGCGGATGCAGTTGAGATAGAGAGGGAGTTTGTTTGTGATGCGTTACCGTGTGCtttggttgggatgaatggGGACTTGATGAGTCAGTATATTAGGTTTGTGGCGGATAGGTTGTTGGTTGCGTTGGGGTATGGGAAGATGTATGATGTGCAGAATCCGTTTGATTGGATGGAGTTGATTTCGTTGCAGGGGAAGACTAATTTCTTTGAGAAGAGGGTTGGGGAGTATCAGAAGGCGTCTGTGATGAATAGTGTTAATGGCAATGCGGATAGCCATGTGTTTAAATTAGACGAGGATTTctga